TGGTTCGAGGCGTGCAGCACCGATTCCGATTCCGGAATGATGCCCAGCAGCGGAATGCGCAGGATTTCCTGGACGTCCTGGTAGGACAGCATTTCGTCGGCTTCGACGCGCTTGGGCGAATAACGGGTGATCAGGAGATGCTCCTTGACCGGCTCCGAACCGCTCTGGGCTCGGCGCGACTTGGCCTGCAGGATGCCCAGGATGCGGTCGGAGTCGCGCACCGAAGAGACTTCCGGGTTGGTCACGATCAGCGCCTCGTCCGCGAAGGTCAGGGCCATCAGCGCGCCGTGCTCGATGCCGGCCGGCGAGTCGCAGATGATGAACTCGAAGCCCATCTGGACCAGCTCGTTCAGCACGCGTTCGACGCCTTCTTCGCTCAGGGCGTCCTTGTCGCGGGTCTGCGAGGCCGGCAGGATGAACAGGTTGTCGCAGTGCTTGTCCTTGATCAGCGCCTGGTGCAGGGTCGCTTCGCCGTTGA
Above is a genomic segment from Massilia sp. KIM containing:
- the minD gene encoding septum site-determining protein MinD, giving the protein MARIIVVTSGKGGVGKTTSSASFSTGLAIRGHKTAVIDFDVGLRNLDLIMGCERRVVYDLINVVNGEATLHQALIKDKHCDNLFILPASQTRDKDALSEEGVERVLNELVQMGFEFIICDSPAGIEHGALMALTFADEALIVTNPEVSSVRDSDRILGILQAKSRRAQSGSEPVKEHLLITRYSPKRVEADEMLSYQDVQEILRIPLLGIIPESESVLHASNQGNPAIHFKGTDVAEAYEDVVARFLGEDRPLRFTNYEKPGLLQRIFGAR